In Sesamum indicum cultivar Zhongzhi No. 13 linkage group LG1, S_indicum_v1.0, whole genome shotgun sequence, the sequence ATCAAGATAGAGATGAAGAGGGTGATGGTGATGGAGGAGGAGTTTAGCTGCTGCGTGCACATCAATAGTGACAACCTGATCATTAtcatcagcagcagcagcagctgaACTGGAGAAAAGAAGCAAAGCGACAAGGAATCCTATTCCGCAGTGGAAAACAACCTTAAATGCGCCCATACtggtaattaatttctttatttctaaGGTTGAGTTGATGATCATCAAAACTAATCGGCATATCATATCCTTAATATACACCACACCTTCTGATCCCGCACCCAATACCCTGTTTTGCACCGAACCATACCAGCTCCCGACATTTCTTGTGCTGCCCTCTGTTTTCGCTTTCCTGTTGTTTTTCTGACCCAACTACTCACAGTTTTACTCCAAAACTAGCTATGGGTTGCTCGGCTTTTGTTTTTCGTTtcagtaaattacaaccacatCCCTCcatatttggaatttttttttattattttgaaaatcatctgtatttttttattttaacaattacTCTAAttcgttaattttttttaaccgATCAAAATgccctattttatttatttttttaattttttatgggttaagtggattatttttttatatatataatttttatccaccctgtcaaattttttaaagaaaggaaaaaatacagtaatgacaaaattgataatttcatatactatagattacataattcatcaaatattatggaatatttgtaattttcaaacaatgatggggtattcgtaattatgtcaaatttcataaattgtggttgtaatttacctttttcatttttaatttttaccttttaatggaaaatttgtttttttattttgtataaatcaCTATGCGAAAATGAAACTATATTTGGATTAGCtgataatattatgttatgtgtttcttttatatgatgaaaactattttttttaattattattaattaatttaatcgaTTTCGCTTTTTCGCAGAAACAAGAGCGCTTCCATTTGCTGCATTCGACTTGAATTGCAGAGCAGGTGGTGATCTGGTGGTATTTGTGCATATGGACCAAAATCTCATGGGCCGTTTCCAGGGTTAAATGATCATGGACCCTAAGCTTgatccaattttatttttctaacaatacaaaaataagacAGCCCAAAACAATATTCTCCACTCtccaaatatttcaattaggGTTTTGTTGTAAGCAAATCCATACTTTGTAACcccaattcaaaaaatatgcttTCATTTGTCGACGAGTTTCGAGTAGGCATTTTGTAAATGAATCAAATGATGacatttgtaaaaatatatattaattatcaattatattaattttttctattcacatttaatttcttaaaaattttaagtgtacacaattaatttaattgatattttaatatattttttaattagcaTTTATCTATTgtgaaaatactaataaaaaaaattccatcgAATAAAACCTTCTAGAaagattgattattttttatattataaatcactaaggttgaaaatttatagtaaatcaatattatctattaCGAAGTAACAAAATTGATGAGGCTACGTAAATTTGACCACCGTTAATTAACATTCACTATTATTTTACCTAccgtcaaaatatttgttacagTTTTCAGttgtagcaaatattttgaccttattttaaaaaaaaaacaactaataATTACCATAATGTGACggtaattaatcaatatcaaccgtattttttaacatttaacGCCACTTGTTCTTACATCAACATCCATTTGTGGACAAGAAATTTACATCTTACATATAGAATTTCACGTGTACAAACAACATTAATTGCTTCCAATCCATCAATTCTTGCACAAACATCAAGTAATGTAGGTATGAACAGGCAGCCAAGTATAATGGATCCCTTGTGATTCTCCTATATGCTCACTCCATTACTACACAAAGTTCTaaacaataatcaaatcaatcacttAAGAGAGAAAGGGACAGATGTTAGCATACAGTTTTTTAGGGTTTTACATTGTAAAGTTGCTCATCAGTAGTGCCCTTTTggatatcatatatatatatatatatatatgtatatataatccCATCATAAAAAGGACTATATATGCGTGGGATGTGACAATGTACaagtatatatgttaatttgtACCACTAATTGTTACTATAAACAATCAAGTAATGTTTATCATGTCAGTGCTTAAACTCATCTCTTTTGTTAAACAATTGTGGCTGATTAGGTAtggtattttttgttatattatagtGTTGTCATGGAACTTCACTTTTTCGGcccctttatttttattactactcCTAGGCCGCAAATGATTCGAATCGAATCGAATGCATcattgttcaaatttatttgaataattatcgAACTTTAAGAATTGTAgttgaattttgtttgattattGATCTAATCCAGCTTAAACGAGTTTTAACTGAATCAAACACGCATCgagtttgaataatttaatatttttatgcatattttcttatttatattaatcgAATCGAGCTTGAACCATGTTCAAAAGTTTGtcgaataaatttttttggtcaaaGTTGGTTTGTTGACTTTAACAGATTGAGTTCAGACGAGCTTTAATAGATCAATTTCAATCGAATATCAAGTaatttggttaattttttagCCTAATTactccaataaaaaaaattactattgatTACAATATTAGATGCTATGACTAATTATCATGGTAGGTGACTACTATTAActacagttaaataaaatcgatacaaaaaactattttctttACCATGAAAAAGTTAGTAGTCACGGCTTTTAGCCATAGCAAATGTTTTAACCATCCTCGCAAAAACTACGACCAACAACTATTGTGTGAccgtaattaataattatgtgctaccattatttattattaactatagcaattaatcataatcaaatattgtaattattctgatgCTTCCACCCAATTTGCTTGAGAAGGTAGAGATTTAGAGGGGTTTTCGTGGGGTTATAAGTCTTTAAAACtgtcttataaaatattggaaaCTTTATAATTAAGGTGTTACAAAATATTCGataaattttttggataaagagtttaaaaactataaaaataagatggggaacacataaattcttatatttttttataaaaaaattaatttaaaatttttaacttatttttaaaatcttaacaaaCGCGACACTAATTAAGAACACTTGCAAACATATtcttaaaatagaaattgacatcttataaattttaaaagtattttataaaatgtatgatcttataactacaaaaaaagaaaagattagcgaccaaaaaaaagaaaaaagaaagaaagaaaatgataattataatattgatactaattatatatatatatatttagcagcaagaatttttattttaattttaattatagtgactttattttataaatattgttattatataacaagaattagtaacaaacaaatatgcataaaagttgtcactaaaaacaattaaatgacACATATATACTGAagatctaattataattacaaatacactttTATTCGGTGTAAAAAACTTACACAAATTTCTGTAAAGAACGTTACACTAACATTGGCCGACTCTCTCAaaagatgtatttataattttaaaaaaaataaaaaaatatttgtatatttaaacctaacttaaaaaaatattaatattatctatacccaaaagataaaaaaaaaaaaatcaacataatTTAGTCCATGATATATATCTCCAAGTAGAGGATTTATGAGAGTGTAAGTATTTGACTTGTAAATGGAAGAGGGTTGGTGGATACAATTCCCCTTTCCATTTTGTACCTATCATTAATGTACATAGTGCATTCTAATTAGACCATACACAATTGTACGGATGCGTGGAATAGAGTCACTAAAGTTGTGttctagaggatgaaacaaagcAAAGTCAAACCACGAAAAAACACGCTTTTATAGATGTGTGCATTTGCTGAGGTAATTACGCGTCAATGACGCCTATCATCTGATCTCAccaatatatgaaaatatattattatattttaatagtatgtatcattttattttaataataatgattaaataagtataattatatgatattaataaattaatatataattattattaaatattaaatattaataatataacgtGCAATTATTGGACGATGAAGCTAGCCTTCAGTATTGGAATATAAGCACCTCCACTACTTTTCTCACACCAAAGTATTTCGcaatcttttttctctttgaaaCGTCTTtcggatttaattttttatttcaaatgttattattatttttatataatataatatatatgtgtgcattgtgtgtttatattttttaaatataataaataatttaatttttatatacataacatatctatatatattaaataaaataaaaaatataatatattttgaaatagaaaattcagaagTGAGCTTATATAACATTACGATGAATTAAAAGGTTAAGTGCAAACTATTCcctatattaatgaaaaagtgcaaaaaagtCCTTGTGAAATAATAAAGTGCAATTCGCCcctttgtgatttaaaaaatgatataatttacctCATGTTGTAAATCGACGGAGGGAGGTAAAtcgtattatttttaaatcacaagGAGATTtttgtgctttattttttttataaaatttttttttgcacttttctattaatacatagagtaaattataattaaatttacatgtGTATAAGcccatatttatttgtttgttagcATGGGAATTAGCACTATATATAGTACCAAACATGTTGGGATAACAACTCTACTCTTACCAATGGAGTTGAGACATTAAAAAGGAGCTTTTTGCAAAGGGGTTGAGACATTTATAAATGAGTTCTTGATGAGGACAAATGGTCATATGTAAATCTACAACACCTTACGTTAATTAAGACcgaacaaatttaaaataatgggTTAGAGTGTTATTTAATGTGcgaatatcttttattttattttatgtgaatttattaataattctttttttttttttgctatacTGATTTCATGAACAAATTTAAGGTAATGTGTTCGAGTTCTATTAAGTGTGTTTGTATTTGTCTTACtttatatgagtttattatatatagttcattttattcttctttgttatattaatgtatCCATCAAATCGgaatattgtttaatttattaaaatatgggTGAAATACACTTTGCCTCCTTAAATTATTCGTTATGTAACACTTACCccacaattaattttttagacaatattgcccttatattatatatatttagttcaaaggatttcttttgtttaataattttgcattttaagtttaattaaaaaaaattaattgaaaaaactatctttcatttataataaagtaaaatataaatagtgagttaaatagttcaattttttttttttttacaaacttaaagttaactaataaatgagtacaataaacacacaaaaaaaatttcatgaaaattttttattaatttggtgagaaaaaaaaatattaactatttattcttttagataaaaatgaataattaaacattgattttttaacatatactttaaaaaaatatgataaaatatatttatttatttttatctaaaaatatttaacttttggttaagcatatatatatttgtcaatttctttaagAAGCATATATGAGTtcttggttatattatatttattgtgtatctactatatatatatatattattttatactccacttttaatataaattcttcactttttaaaaaaataaattaaaaaataatttaatgtgcaaaatactaaaatttattaaaaatattataattattcaaggcATGAGTGAcatttttgtccaacaaaGGGGGTACGTAttacatttgttagtttagaGAGGTAATTATTACATAACGAATAGTTAGggggcaaagtgtattttacacttaaaatattgatggaattatgcaattaatattttaattaaaataataaaaaagaaagaagagaaatgtTTGAAGAGAAAGAATTGATTATGTTGTTCCTTTGGATTGGGGTTTGTTTAGGATAAACAGGTGTCGGGTTAAGGAATCAAAATGTTAATGGCATGATGATGATAGGAATGGAATCAAGGAAACCAATGGTGTTGGATGATTAATGGTCCATGTTTGCATGCATTGCGTAGCACTGAAGCCCCATTCACTTTTCTTCACAAAATTGAACCGCCTCCTCCATCCACACTCCACACTACTTGTTTATTATTGGTCAATAATGCAATATGTGTTATTAATGAGGTCTTCATATGACAACTGGACTTCAtcattcttaaatatttaccaaatttcataaataaaaaaaaatcaaatcataattttaatatttttattaattatatctctatatcaataatttttatttattttttaattcttgatgTTTAGCAGAGTTTATTAGCATCATACAATGTTGAAGGACCGATTAGGATTTTAAGATTCTTGTTGACTAACACATAGAATATGAGTTGTCACTCTGATGTTTAAGTCGACAactgctttaataaaaattaaagcaagAATCACATAAAATGTCCTCCAAGTAGTAAGCTGAGTGAAGAATAGTTTGGATTTTTggatatattcataatatttggattcgttttctaaGTGTTCtgttgtattttgtggagatagagatagaaaaacaaagataaataagtgtgtattagagatagtatgtatgtttggatttgtttttagagataatttaaaataagtatagtatgtttaatttattgtcaaatcatgtctgttatatatatatatattatgtatgtgtatgtatttatgttaaaataatttaaaacaccTAGATAAGGTGTTTCTGAATAATAGCGAATATTGGGTAtgttttaacttgttttggagataacttaaaaatgaaactaaataTAGTGATTGGGCTCAAAAAATAGACACCTAAGGGTATCAATCTCAATAATGAGTTCATAATgttaaatagtttttattttattttattttaatgctgcatgtattattttcttttaagtacTAACTAAAATTGAATGCTACTAATCagtatagataaaataaaattaaaaaatattttaatattattgaaagaaGAGCACCAAATAAATaggattaatatttttcaataattaaatagttttttttttgaataattttattgttttgatgCTTGAGTAAGTTATATCTCTCGATCAACAATATAATGAGAATTAacaatgttttatttattttaatttctcaatatTAGAGACTGCGTTTTACCTCCATtctcactttatatatttattaaactcGATGTCCGAACTTATATTaccatgaaaattattaaagaatgtgATCGCGGGTCAAAATTTTTggggacaaaaaataaataattggttAAATACgaggatgaaaaatataataatctttaattattattcacaaAACATCACTAGTTAAATGTAGATCGAATTAACTTATTCCCACGTCTTACATTATCTTTATTacccaattaatatatattatttttatttataatatattttaaaacgtgAAAGATGATTTATTATGCAGTCAGGAATAATGTAGCACGACGATTAGTacgaatatatattaaataaaattaaaaataaaatagaatttgaaataagaatTGAAAGGCGGTAAGAAAATCGAACAGTGAAAAACAAAGGAATTTTGGATGAGGAACAAGTGAATAAGACCGCACGCACCTCCACTTGTgaaacaaacacaaacacatacacaaacacaGTCTGCCTTAATAAAGTGGGAATCGACAATGATACATTGCAACTCCAATATTATATTCCATATACTCCTCTTCCACTgatctttctctctttctctcttcaaATTCTTCAACAAGTTTCTCTCTTTTTGCACAGGCAAAGAAGCAGATTGGCACTGTTTTTAAGCCAATTACAACCCCATTTTTGGAGCTCTGAATCTGACTTTGCACCAATGGGATCATTGCATACACGACTACTCTTCAACAGAATTTCTCAGCTCTTGACCAGTTGCAAAGCAAGAATCGTCATCCCTCCTTGCAGTAGGAGGCCTTCCCATAGAGAtgtggaagaagaagagattCAGTATGAAAGTAGCGTTTGTCTTTCATCATCATACTATAGTGTTTTTGTTGTTCGTCTTGCCATCATGGTATGTGAAGTTTGATCCTCTGCCCATCTTTAAGTTAAGCTGCATTAGCATCATGCACCTAGAAGTGGCAACCACCTCGTACGACTATTGTGTTTGTTTtgttcattttccattttattgaGGAAtcttgatagaaaattcatgtGTAAGTTGTTCTGTTATAGAATCAGTAATGAGCCAAACTTGAGATGGGAGTTATTGGGTCCATCAAAGTTACTTCTCTTGCTTCCTTAAGGCTAATCTCCTGTCTCTCTGGCTGTGTTTTGTGTCTGCCATGGGAACTAGTGAGCTTTTCTTCTTAAAAGTTGAGGTGGTCGCTTTGccattttctttcattctttgaGTTTTTTTGTGTTTACTAGTATTACAGAAACTTCTTTGAGAGTATCTATTCTTTTGTTCCTTTGTTCCAACATCATGGATAAAAGGGACCTTGTCCAAGGTGTATGATATATGCTTGGTTTTGATGCGTTTGTGCAGGTTATGCTGGCAATTTTGATAGGCCTGTTAACTTTACTGACATGGCATATTACAAGAGTTTATACTAAAAGATCACTGAACACATTGGCATATGGACTTCGACACGAACTTCTACAGCGGCCCATTTTGCGTATGTGGAACATCCTTAATTCTACTGTCGAAGTTGCAACTGCTCAGGTCAAGCTCTCCGAGTCGGTCATTAGGCGGTATAACAGACCTGTCAATCAAGCAGAGCAAGTTGAGGTTGTAGATGGAGATgtcttattaatttagaagTTTGATGCTTTATTTGTTTCATGGTGTTCTTCCCTTATATACTAACCATAGTCGGTTATATCTTTGATTCTCAGCAGCTTTATGAAGTTATGAGGGACGTAACTTGGGCATTGTTTGCAAGCCGCAAAGCTCTCAACTCAATAACTCTGAACTATAGAAATGGTTTTGTCCAGGCTTTCCATAGAAATCACAGGAGCAACAATACATACTACATATACTCGGacctttttaattattcaataagTGGAGCATATGATGTCAATTTGCTGTCATCTCATCAAGGATGGAACGATCAATCTATACATAGCAATACATCTGCAATCTGGTACCGAGAACCTCTGGATCCTCAGACGGGCGAGAAAGTTGGAAAAGCAACAGAAATCCCACCAGACGAGCTGATCAATATTGCTGGAATTTCACAGGTCCCTGATGGCACAGCATCATGGCATATTGCTGTAAGCAAATACACTGATTCACCACTTCTTTCTGCTGCATTGCCGGTTTGGGATCCGTCCCATGAGAGCATAGTTGCTGTTGTGGGTGTTACTACTGCTCTTTACAGCGTAGGGCAATTGATGAAAGAACTAGTTGAATTTCACAGTGGACACATATATTTAACGTCTCAAGAGGGTTGGCTGCTCGCAACGTCCACAAATACTCCTCTACTGAAGAATTCGACAACAGGGCCAAAGCTAATTATGGCAGTTGATTCTGAGGATAATGTGATACGTTCTGGAGCTGAGTGTTTACAGAAAGTATACGGCAACAAATTTCCTCCTAGTCAAGAAGTTCATATAGAGAATGCACGGCTTGGGAACCAGCTATATTATATCGATTCCTTTTTCCTGAACTTAAAGAGACTTCCTATGGTGAGTCTTGTTTATCCAAACTACTTCTTTTGTGCTAAGATGATGTCTTTCTCTCTGCCACCAATGGCTTTTGGTTACTGACATTAGGAAGATGGTGAAATAATATCCAATGAGAATCCTGTTtgtcattttcataaaatccACATACAGAAGTTTGCCATCGGTTTTTCTAGTGTTTGCTGTTTGGTGGCCTTAGTTGTGACAAGCAAATGATTGCAGGTCGGAGTTATCATCATACCGAGGAAATATATAATGGGAAAGGTAGACGGAAAAGCTTTCAAAACTCTAATGATATTAATATCGGCATCAGTATGCATCCTATTGGTTGGATGCTTCTGCATCTTTGTTTTGACAAACGGAGTGTCAAAGGAGATGAAACTACGGGCAGCACTGATAAGTCAATTAGATGCAAGAAGGAAGGCAGAGGCATCAAGCAACTACAAAAGTCAGTTTTTAGCAAACATGAGGTGAGTATCACTCTTAACTTTTAGCTGCAAGTATGCAACTAAAGAGAGATTGTTAATTGCATATGCTTTATTGTAAATTTCTATGTCGTTTGATGACAAGCAATAGTGCTTCTCTTCTGTAGGTCTCAATGATgtctcttatttattttgtgatggaAAAAGGTTTCACCTCAACATAATACTTCCCATAATAGAAAACTTGattagatattataaatttgtgattgCGTTTTTCTCTCCCCAAAATACACACAATTAGGTAATAGAAGAGGAAAGTCAAAAGGTTTGCGTATTTATAAgagaaataaaacaatattgtCTTTCTTATTAAGTATAAACTTTTCACTATTCAATCCTTACAGCATGAAAATCTTTGTATCTGATTTTGTTCTTCAGCTGGTCAATCTCTGACTCACCAAATCCTCGACAGCCATAGCTATGTAGTATAAATTTGGCATCCCACAGATAACtcatattatttcataaatgaaTGCAGTTCATACATGTGCTACTTAGAAAGGTTCAGTTAAGATAGCAAACATATGTTTTGTGCATTGTCCTCTTttcaacataattttataggtATAGGGTAATAGTCAAGATATAGAGAATGTCACCTTAGAGTGTGAAAAGATATACTTGTTGCTTTTGTGTTGTCAGCCATGAACTTCGAACGCCTATGGCTGCGGTGATTGGGTTGCTGGATATTCTGATGAGTGATAACTGTCTAACAAATGAACAGTATGCTATGATTACCCAAATTCGTAAATGTTCCACTGCTTTACTCCGACTTCTCAACAACATTTTGGATCTCAGTAAGGTAAGAGATGTTACAGAATACTACCTGGTTGATCTTTATGAGAAACAAAACTGTTTTTGCTACTGATATGTTGCCATCTGAAATCCTGTACAGGTTGAATCAGGAAAACTGATACTGGAAGAAACTGAGTTTGACTTAGGTCGAGAACTTGAAGGGCTCATTGACATGTTCTCTGTCCAGTGTATCAACCACAATGTAGAAACTGTTCTTGATCTCTCTGGTACGATCTGCACATATTTTCGTATGTTTCTCTAGCAACCACTGAAGTTGTGTATTTGATCTGTTCAAATGTGCTAGTATTGATGCTTCTCTATTACAGACGATATGCCAAAAGTAGTCCAAGGAGACTCTGGTAGAGTTCTTCAAATTTTCGCCAATCTGATTAGCAATTCTATTAAGTTCACAACCTGTAAGTCCCATTAATTTCCTGATAGATTTACATATATTGCTCTTATAGTAGAATGGTGAAGGTCAAATTCTTCATTCATTATATGTGTAAAGGAAACGCAGAATCCATTGAAGCAAATCATTATCTTGTTACTGTAAAAtttgggggtggggtggggggaggACCTCCATCAAGGAATACATGCATGTATAAGATCAATTTGACAAACAAGCTGAGGAATATAAAGTTTCTGCTCCTGGCAGCTGGATACATCATTCTGCGTGGATGGTGCGAGACTGCAGACACCGATAGTAAAACAAGGGAGGTTTCCCTCAATCCAAAGGAATCCTGGTGTGCACAAAAGTTGAAAAGGAAACATGAAGCAAGCCATGGAAAGATATGCTCCACCAAAGATAACAAAATGATTCTTTGGTTTGAAGTTGACGACACTGGTTGTGGTATGCACCCTACAGCAATAACTTGCCCTTCTCTAAACATTTCTGTGTTTATGTGGAGTATGTGTGGATATGTGAATGAACTTGTGTTTATCAGTATGCATGAAAGATATTAGCACATCCCAACAACAATAGTTGGCTGAGTACCGTGTATTGCCAGCTTAATTTACGACTCAGCTTTTCTCATTTTGGCCTCAGGTATTGATCCAAACAAATGGGAATCAgtatttgaaagttttgagCAAGCTGATCCCTCAACAACTCGATTGTAAGCTACTTATAGTTAATCTTATTTCGAGATAATCAATTGATCCATGCATCGAGTAATGAAGCTTCCCAGGAATCTGATTTTGATTGTTTCAATCACAATATCTTTCAGGCATGGTGGCACTGGTCTAGGCCTGTGCATTGTTCGAACCCTGGTGAGTTCAATATGGTTGATAAATCTTGGAATTCATAACAACCATCTAAGGAAACAGATTCCATGAACTGCATAAGGAgtacaattcattttttctcgaTTTCATGAATTCCAAATCTATAAATAAGTGAATGCATTGCTGTTAAACAGAGCtgcaaataaacaataaattattgaatccCGACTCTCTTGGTTGTATCTAATGATGTTGGAATCTTTAACAGGTGAACAAGATGAATGGAGAAATCGAAGTGGTGAAGAAGAGTGGACCTGGAACTCTGATGCGACTATATCTGCTACTCAGCGCACCAGCCGATCATACAAAGCAGCATAACCAATTAAACTTGGAAAAGCACAATCTGACTGTGAGTCTCACACTACTGTCAAAGATTAGGATTCTATTCCCAAGTTTTGGGTCCTATGACTTAGGAAAGTCTTAGTAccaattcttttattcatGAAGATAGTCTGCTAGCTGCACGTTTCTTTGCTATCCCTCCTTGACATAAAAcctaaaaaatgtgaattttaatcaatttgtATTAGTTTAGAAGTCCTaaaaactattaatttttgaagcTGAATGCAGGTGTTGCTTGCTCTTAATGGTAGAATGACTAGATTGGTTATGACACAGTGGTTACAGAAAAATGGGGTGTACACCCACGAGACAGCCGATTGGAATGAGCTGACACTACGTCTTCAAGAACTCTTTAAAGCCAGaatttatactcaaaattcacCGGTGGAATGCCCGAAAACTGAAGAACAAAATGCAGATAGCTGCCTTACCTCAGttttcatcataattattgacaTTGGACTGCTGGACTTGAGTACTGAGATATGGAAGCAACAGCTCAATTTTCTAGACAAATACTGTTGTCGAGCCAACTTTGCATGGATTTTAAACCATGACACCTCCAACACTGTCAAGGCAGAACTACGCAAAAGAGGCCATCTATTAATGGTTAACAGACCTCTATACAAAGCAAAAATGATTCAGATTTTTGAAGCTGTTATAAGGCACAGGAGTGTGAAGCTGGAAAACAATCTGGTTGCATTGCAAACTCCTGCGGCAGACGGTCAGTTCcatgaatttcttgaaattgatgCTCTTCACTCTGGTTCTGTCAGCTCCGATGATTCTGAAAAGTCAGAGAATGAGATGAGNNNNNNNNNNCATGTCGGAGAAAAAGCCAGCAAAAATTTAACCAGGGCTACTTTCTCACGAAGCATGATACTCGGAGACTATTCTGATCTTGCTAATGTAAATTTACACGATACTACTAACAGGAATAATCTAGTGCAAGCAAGAGTTAAAGAACAATATTTGACTAAGTCAAATTGTGAAGAT encodes:
- the LOC105164515 gene encoding histidine kinase 1, which codes for MGSLHTRLLFNRISQLLTSCKARIVIPPCSRRPSHRDVEEEEIQYESSVCLSSSYYSVFVVRLAIMVMLAILIGLLTLLTWHITRVYTKRSLNTLAYGLRHELLQRPILRMWNILNSTVEVATAQVKLSESVIRRYNRPVNQAEQVELYEVMRDVTWALFASRKALNSITLNYRNGFVQAFHRNHRSNNTYYIYSDLFNYSISGAYDVNLLSSHQGWNDQSIHSNTSAIWYREPLDPQTGEKVGKATEIPPDELINIAGISQVPDGTASWHIAVSKYTDSPLLSAALPVWDPSHESIVAVVGVTTALYSVGQLMKELVEFHSGHIYLTSQEGWLLATSTNTPLLKNSTTGPKLIMAVDSEDNVIRSGAECLQKVYGNKFPPSQEVHIENARLGNQLYYIDSFFLNLKRLPMVGVIIIPRKYIMGKVDGKAFKTLMILISASVCILLVGCFCIFVLTNGVSKEMKLRAALISQLDARRKAEASSNYKSQFLANMSHELRTPMAAVIGLLDILMSDNCLTNEQYAMITQIRKCSTALLRLLNNILDLSKVESGKLILEETEFDLGRELEGLIDMFSVQCINHNVETVLDLSDDMPKVVQGDSGRVLQIFANLISNSIKFTTSGYIILRGWCETADTDSKTREVSLNPKESWCAQKLKRKHEASHGKICSTKDNKMILWFEVDDTGCGIDPNKWESVFESFEQADPSTTRLHGGTGLGLCIVRTLVNKMNGEIEVVKKSGPGTLMRLYLLLSAPADHTKQHNQLNLEKHNLTVLLALNGRMTRLVMTQWLQKNGVYTHETADWNELTLRLQELFKARIYTQNSPVECPKTEEQNADSCLTSVFIIIIDIGLLDLSTEIWKQQLNFLDKYCCRANFAWILNHDTSNTVKAELRKRGHLLMVNRPLYKAKMIQIFEAVIRHRSVKLENNLVALQTPAADGQFHEFLEIDALHSGSVSSDDSEKSENEMXXXXHVGEKASKNLTRATFSRSMILGDYSDLANVNLHDTTNRNNLVQARVKEQYLTKSNCEDQGAAACSYKVNEQRSLEGLCILLAEDTPVLQRVATIMLEKMGAKVVVVGDGLQAVEALKDKMRLYEYSDESFPEDGRLKTNHVEALPYDLILMDCQMPKMDGYEATKAIRRSEARTGLHIPIVALTAHAMSSDEAKCLEVGMDAYLTKPIDCKLMVSTILSLTRGT